A genomic window from Terriglobia bacterium includes:
- a CDS encoding class I SAM-dependent methyltransferase, whose amino-acid sequence MSLLNYLLEQTAVYSLWQAPFAAEKLAPVLAHNDIRQARRVLDVGCGPGTNTHLFGHADYLGMDINPGYIEHARRKHNRRYVVADVTTYEDAAGGEFDFILINSFLHHIDTPSAHRILERLRSWLSPDGHMHILELVAPGDRSIAQLLANCDRGKYARPLAEWRELFEAHLDIAVFEPYALRALGIGLWNMVYCKGKAKP is encoded by the coding sequence ATGAGCCTGCTGAACTATCTGCTGGAACAGACTGCGGTGTACAGCCTGTGGCAGGCGCCCTTCGCGGCGGAAAAACTGGCGCCTGTGCTGGCGCACAACGATATCCGGCAGGCGCGGCGCGTGCTGGATGTGGGCTGCGGCCCGGGTACCAACACGCACCTGTTCGGGCACGCCGATTACCTGGGCATGGACATCAATCCTGGGTACATCGAACACGCGCGCCGCAAACACAACCGCCGCTACGTGGTGGCCGACGTGACGACGTACGAAGACGCCGCCGGCGGGGAGTTCGACTTCATCCTGATCAACAGCTTTCTGCACCACATCGATACGCCTTCCGCGCACAGGATTCTGGAGCGTCTGCGCTCCTGGCTGTCCCCGGACGGGCACATGCACATTCTCGAACTGGTGGCACCGGGCGACCGTTCGATTGCGCAACTCCTCGCCAATTGCGACCGCGGCAAGTACGCGCGGCCGCTGGCCGAATGGCGGGAGCTGTTCGAGGCGCACCTGGACATTGCCGTTTTCGAGCCCTATGCGCTCAGGGCGCTGGGCATCGGGCTCTGGAACATGGTTTATTGCAAGGGAAAGGCCAAGCCATGA